From a single Leishmania braziliensis MHOM/BR/75/M2904 complete genome, chromosome 28 genomic region:
- a CDS encoding TATE DNA transposons: protein MSDKQERLTEAELDRTLKVYLAHKATRSMAEIAKKQYMEGKTNTSEFLEMTAAMTDCLTEAHNIFADKEIQEVMDMEDKWKEARARIKAAKDPLEGYKSKVESAILAHQMSPMAAATATILLGLSGPESQELSIEVRVAEWLSIFVDETCSSRLLAYNVQVAESVAGGMRQWRKVLKRLDAPLVPETERLAHLNRITLEAAENEKQRSTTQRIEGGGTHTTRPRDIFRTPPRDGSDLLEGGAPYAPIIGADGSQVAALDMSSFGALTEESQLRVQDTITHLMREQKTAPRVSNHTQGPRNSQNSGRGVGYRGNYRGNGGGNRHGLPRRRSAGGLSVRFKKLKPDGTTADVSRKEPTHHRTITCGVARSFAKEVWGGDMRAGKTSNMELDAIYNAYLPKKRIVPSDTMVHLDWKRAQQLAAKVHRHGVVYFPIFIMKHWIAGLLEKGTRDSAEIQLSIFDSAPSPIVEDKLRKHFHMVWPALRLVKRFSPRQERYSDDCGLYMSAVFFGDHLDIQIDHSQDMAKCMRRLLYAASKHHPPREYFLEKMRKILTNRPVSRKDFFYNEIEHKPWLKKTTANREDTFHLGGGERRATKSTNPKRDSRRANQPKARAPKPPPRQKKKEETVRKKMDRAERTKRTPQTPVPASKAPSRKRPERSAMDAPLPRRKAARKSDRRTPATSSGRNGNKTRSLNSSEFPSDDEDLPVIDLPWRKKNSVTRTPEHAPNDATVSSEGIIPTNVSPHVQHGKCISEWTEITLAEANKHARKVYEAVLDHLWAATALARVGDGVAHGLTDTAVGQHRVRHKLTPLQPYSVQEMLKLLRKKIHMVDASPTDPNGVTFREENRSEEVTLDSSIDELYLVRGPSLPTLYDVIKGYRFLLGACLREAPEDMNGVRYPSHYVLTKDASEATVGVYVPATWTHYQSSKRQRAPRHASRYIPLPRSAASEAHQDPSDGQRPRLVKRKRWPGDGAGRDPLQEDEEDGGPYSVPGNQKGDGYADVDANISTEAMRALESLRSNPLNMQGRPLSKNEEAEVCPRNWFLFAAKPPHISQLAWNLVRPDTRAHHLRWLTRIKSMNSEQMLMRFPAACIDLILSTARARKWKWATTAKAFAAVAGALRDLPLYSTQTRGIRLQDDPEWRSAFGTVQRYMKESVPDAPPFVSRQQVERISKRLRLGHPRAALFLAMMWGFAARACDISTLRAKDVTLFPGTSTDTYVKVTLTIRKGKGAKTRGPYPIPSMLTRDLAATLQEMLVEKRPSEELFSPHVEELRALIAQEVRTEMRGAQLPSIRKGALRCMAEAGVPLKDLLMISGHAKQATLLRYLGYGQQPTVEAETARDNAGRALFQTLEAAASVFRFRSQESSCANLGIAPQEVSAMVDQMSGFIQVLTERPALVKQWPLHLKRNTPLDMDTVLAMPTKRASTKRFLQRIQCFLDPSFYDGLRTSRTIKKCALTAAEIQQAVEMGKFEPCPISDIGAQVQLPEGMHGVNVFTVPELKGRRRLITEPLLNRVIPKHHVPRVHYDTRLGRRQRLRYARYMLQIDFEAYYDAIPIAATLRNKFVFRARHDGRYYRLRTLPTGARWSVAVGQAVTWTIVDIDTPVTITTLIDNILVAAREGQEREFVLAVRTVVARIKAANLMTSPNRDELEAMSDEEILQLASANTVFLGEEYTWNGRERLIRNSVKTVAKLKLALQKTSHTIRSLASLISLIFFALHTTQMNPARAFKLLRAYRGIYRLTFRGYDWDDAVPYIDSSVARSLQEIGGALVQNPWWKISDERHPTTDEATYDAVAFTDASLEGWGAVLHLRDAGATEMWTYRQRWTEDLERQLGGDDGEAERVLEKLRQYQLRRRVRSGGRFEDPDLQADRFQARYSAHAEPRAAQLMLRHLVEHHRVPNGARIALATDHRAIVIAQKHLNGFGGIGRGYALNKLFEYTYDLWYNRGIDVVFFYVEGARNPADAYSRHFGVDATGSLEVHRVEPFGVPFLRHMWCPLCEERRREEGGEI from the exons ATGTCCGACAAACAGGAACGCCTCACAGAGGCAGAGCTGGACAGGACACTAAAAGTTTACCTTGCGCACAAGGCAACCCGTTCCATGGCGGAAATTGCAAAGAAGCAATACATGGAGGGTAAAACGAACACAAGCGAGTTCCTGGAAATGACAGCGGCAATGACGGACTGCTTGACGGAGGCCCACAATATCTTCGCAGACAAGGAAATCCAAGAGGTGATGGACATGGAAGATAAGTGGAAGGAAGCCCGGGCAAGAATTAAAGCGGCAAAGGACCCATTGGAGGGATATAAATCCAAGGTCGAATCGGCGATCCTGGCGCACCAGATGTCCCCAATggccgcggcaacggcgacaaTTCTACTCGGTTTGTCCGGACCAGAGTCACAAGAATTGAGCATCGAGGTGAGAGTTGCCGAATGGCTGTCCATTTTTGTCGATGAGACGTGCTCGTCGCGATTGCTTGCTTACAACGTGCAGGTCGCCGAATCCGTCGCAGGAGGGATGCGACAATGGCGTAAAGTGTTGAAACGGCTGGACGCACCTCTCGTTCCGGAAACGGAACGACTCGCACACCTTAACCGTATCACACTTGAAGCGGCTGAGAacgagaagcagcggagcacCACCCAAAGgatcgaaggaggaggcacgcacacaacacgcCCACGAGATATTTTTCGGACACCGCCaagagacggcagcgatctcctggaaggcggcgcgccgtaCGCACCCATCATCGGAGCAGATGGCTCGCAAGTCGCCGCCCTGGATATGAGCAGCTTCGGTGCCCTCACGGAAGAGTCCCAGTTAAGGGTGCAGGACACCATTACGCATCTTATGAGGGAACAAAAAACGGCACCGCGAGTTTCAAATCATACCCAGGGACCCCGCAATTCTCAGAACAGCGGGAGAGGGGTAGGATACCGGGGCAATTACCGAGGAAATGGCGGAGGTAATCGGCACGGT CTaccgcggaggcgaagcgcaggAGGACTTTCCGTCCGATTCAAAAAGCTAAAGCCCGACGGGACCACCGCCGACGTTTCGAGGAAGGAACCCACACACCACCGAACAATTACATGCGGTGTTGCAAGATCATTTGCAAAAGAAGTGTGGGGAGGTGACATGCGCGCAGGTAAGACATCGAATATGGAACTCGATGCAATCTACAACGCATACCTTCCAAAGAAACGGATCGTTCCGTCGGACACGATGGTGCACCTTGATTGGAAACGCGCGCAACAGCTCGCGGCAAaggtgcaccgtcacggcgtCGTTTATTTCCCCATCTTCATTATGAAGCACTGGATCGCAGGGCTtttggagaaagggacgcgGGACTCAGCAGAAATACAGCTGAGCATCTTCgactccgcaccttctcccatagTGGAAGATAAACTGCGCAAGCACTTTCATATGGTCTGGCCGGCTTTGCGTTTGGTGAAGAGATTTTCACCACGTCAGGAACGCTAtagcgacgactgcggttTGTACATGTCTGCCGTATTTTTCGGCGATCATCTGGACATACAAATCGACCATAGCCAAGATATGGCaaagtgcatgcggcgcctgctgtacgcggcgtcgaaacaccacccgccacgcgAATATTTCCTCgagaaaatgaggaaaattCTGACAAACCGCCCGGTGTCACGGAAAGATTTCTTCTACAACGAAATCGAGCACAAGCCGTGGTTGAAGAAAACCACGGCGAACCGTGAAGACACTTTTCActtgggtggtggcgaaagGCGCGCAACGAAATCCACGAACCCGAAACGGGATTCCAGGCGCGCAAACCAGCCGAAAGCACGTGCTCCaaagccacctcctcggcaaaagaaaaaggaggaaacggtgCGCAAAAAGATGGACCGGGCTgagcgcacaaagcgcacgccacagacgcctgtACCCGCGTCAAAAGCACCTTCCCGTAAACGTCCGGAGAGATCCGCAATGGATGCCCCACTCCCACGGCGAAAGGCCGCGAGGAAAAGTGACAGGAGAACACCAGCGACTTCCTCAGGTAGGAATGGAAACAAAACACGCTCTTTAAACTCGAGCGAATTTCCATCCGATGATGAGGATCTGCCGGTGATCGACCTCccgtggaggaagaaaaactccGTCACACGTACGCCTGAGCATGCGCCAAACGACGCCACGGTGAGCTCAGAAGGCATTATCCCGACGAACGTGTCACCACACGTTCAGCATGGGAAATGCATTTCTGAGTGGACAGAAATCAccctcgcggaggcgaacaAACATGCCAGAAAGGTGTACGAAGCAGTCCTGGATCACCTgtgggctgcgacggctctggcgcgagtCGGGGATGGTGTGGCACACGGTCTGaccgacacagcggtgggacagcatcgcgtgaggcacaagctgacaccactgcagccttaCAGCGTCcaagagatgctgaagcttctCCGAAAGAAGATCCACATGGTCGATGCCTCACCGACCGACCCGAATGGGGTGACCTTTCGAGAAGAAAAccgaagcgaggaggtgaccctCGACTCCTCAATCGACGAACTGTACCTTGTCCGTGGACCGTCGTTACCGACATTATACGACGTGATTAAAGGATACAGGTTTCTGCTTGGCGCATGTCTCCGTGAGGCGCCGGAAGATATGAATGGCGTGCGCTATCCGAGCCATTACGTTCTCACAAAGGACGCCTCGGAGGCAACGGTGGGAGTCTACGTTccagcgacgtggacgcaCTACCAATCGTCGAAGAGACAGCGTGCCCCACGTCACGCGTCACGATacattcctcttccgcgaagtgcggcatcagaggcacaccaggaTCCGTCCGATGGCCAACGGCCGCGCCTggtgaaaagaaaaagatggccaggcgacggcgccggaagGGACCCACtccaagaggacgaggaggacggtggGCCGTACAGCGTTCCAGGAAACCAGAAGGGTGATGGGTAcgcggacgtcgacgcgaacatctcgacagaggcaatgcgcgctctcgaaagcctccgctccaatcctttaaacatgcagggcaggcctctttcaaaaaacgaagaggcagaggtctgcccgagaaactggttcctcttcgccgcgaaacCGCCACACATCTCACAGCTCGCATGGAACTTGGTGAGGCccgacactcgcgcacaccacttgcgatggttgacgcgaatcaagtcgatgaactcggaacagatgctcatgcgctttccggcggcatgcatcgacttgattctgTCGACCGCAAGGGCCCGCAAATGGAAGTGGGCAACCACCGcgaaggcctttgccgcggtggcgggtgcgctgcgcgacctgccgctctactcgaCGCAGACGCGGGGTATTCGCCTCCAGGACGATcccgagtggcgaagcgcttttggcacggtgcagcgctacatgaaggagtcggtgccggatgcgcctcccttcGTTTCGCGTCAACAGGTCGAGAGGATCTCCAAACGGCTCCGCTTAGGCCAtccacgcgccgcgctgttcctcgccatgATGTGGGGATTCGCAGCACGAGCGTGCGACATTTCCACGCTCCGAGCAAAGGACGTGACGCTGTTCCCGGGTACATCGACGGATACATACGTGaaggtcacgctgacgatccgcaagggaaagggtgccaaaACACGTGGCCCATACCCGATCCCATCGATGCTAACGAGGGacctcgcagcgacgctgcaggagatgctggtcgAGAAAAGACCATCCGAGGAGCTTTTCtcaccacacgtggaggagctgcgggcgctgatcgcccaggaggtgcgaacagagatgcgaggtgcacagctgccctcgatccggaaaggcgcgctccgttgtatggcggaagcgggtgtcccGTTGAAGGACCTGTTGATGATTTccgggcacgcgaagcaggccacgctgctgcgctatcttgggtatggccagcagcctacggtggaggccgagaccgcaagggacaacgccggaagagcgctattccagaccctc gaggcggcggcttccGTGTTCCGTTTTCGATCGCAAgagtcatcgtgcgcgaatctcggaatcgcaccacaggaggtgtcggccatggtggaccagatgtccggtttcatccaagtgctgacggagcgaccggcactcgtgaagcagtggccgctgcacctgaaacggaacacaccactggacatggataccgtgctcgcgatgccgacaaaacgcgcctcaacgaagcgTTTTCTTCAGCGaatccagtgctttctggatccctccttctacgatGGGTTGCGGACCTCACGGACCATCAAAAAGTGTGCGCTCACGGCGGCGGAAATCCAACAGGcggtcgagatgggcaagttcGAACCGTGCCcgatcagcgacatcggcgcccaggtgcaattgccagagggcatgcacggcgtgaacgtcttcacggtgccggagctgaagggacgacgacgcctcatcacggagcccctgctgaaccgcgtgatccccaaacatcacgtcccgcgcgtccactacgacacgcgcctcggaagacgacagcggctgcgatacgcccgttacatgctacagatcgacttcgaagcttattacgacgctatcccgatcgcggcgacactccgtaacaagttcgtttttcgagccaggcatgacgggcgatactaccgccttcgtactctcccgaccggcgcgcgatggagcgttgccgtcggccaggcggtgacgtggacgattgtcgacatcgacacgcccgtcaccatcaccacgctcatcgacaacattctcgtggccgcacgcgaaggtcaggagcgtgagtttgtgctcgcggtgcgcacggtcgtcgcacgcatcaaggcggcgaacctgatgacgtcacccaaccgggacgagctggaggcgatgtcggacgaggaaatcctgcagctggcgagtgccaacaccgtttttctcggtgaagaatacacatggaatggccgagagcggctgatccgcaactcggtgaagacggtggcgaagctgaagcttgcgctccaaaagaccagccacaccatacgcagtctggcctcgctcatctcgctgatcttcttcgcgctccataccacgcaaatgaaccccgcacgggcattcaagctgctgagagcctaccgaggcatataccggctgacgttccgcgggtacgactgggatgacgcggtgccgtacatcgactcctccgtggcgcgatcgctgcaggagatcggcggcgcactggtgcagaatccgtggtggaaaatctcggacgagagacacccaacgacggATGAAGCGAcctatgacgcggtggccttcaccgacgcgtcgctggagggctggggtgctgtgcttcacctccgcgacgcgggcgccacagaaatgtggacctatcggcagcgctggaccgaggacctggaacggcaactcggcggcgacgacggcgaggcggaacgcgtcctcgaaaaactgcgccagtaccagctgcgtcgccgcgtccggTCGGGTGGCCGGTTCGAGGACCCAGACCTGCAGGCGgaccgcttccaggcgcggtactcggcacacgcggaaccacgcgcggctcaactaatgctgcgacacctggtggagcaccacagggtgcccaacggagcgcgaatcgcgcttgccacggaccaccgtgcgattgtcattgcgcagaaacacctgaacggtttcggcggcattggcagaggctaCGCCTTGAACAAACTTTTCGAGTACACCTACGACCTCTGGTACAACAGAGGGATCGACGTAGTCTTTTTCTAcgtcgagggtgcgcggaatccggcggacgcctactcgcgacacttcggggtggacgcgacagggtcgctggaggttcaccgggttgaaccgtttggcgtgccgttcctccggcacaTGTGGTGTCCGCTAtgtgaagagcggcgccgcgaggagggcggcgagatatGA
- a CDS encoding putative origin recognition complex subunit 1 (ORC1), with protein MFVLLLFPFPYSWLHSVETRIAGEPEMKRSRRATQQEDVVRALKEGVQALSISSTLSTRDLVCREDHARAIQEFLEDDKYRTMQIFGMPGTGKTATVNFVLAQLASRRDPKPTAVFLNGFVVQKSADIYYTLHHHLTKARLGVAERCPVAQCASNIEKRFRHGWGGKPSSLCVIVVDEVDKILEKHSKGLFKVVDWLTLPYANCKLITISNSMELQLDAKTKSRLGVINQLVFSSYGTQELREILLHRVGAIEPKLFADQAVNQLCTQTASHYGDVRRLLQSASAAICSVVMRIQDGGFDVPSTGGIITLREIHSVVRQIFHDRFVEFITTMRMPVLFITVAVIGKETEELIRKRDLHCRLPLERLLAITQQAQRKCMDVSRPISRVAFLEEIELLRQVSLIEVCVGEDRIPIHSVEELLDCKEDVYVLLLQPYQMIVDSCRLHDAFGATYGAALHL; from the coding sequence ATGTTTGTACTTCtgctttttccttttccatATTCGTGGTTGCACTCAGTAGAGACGAGGATTGCTGGGGAGCCGGAAATGAAGCGCAGCCGGCGAGCGACGCAGCAGGAGGATGTGGTACGGGCGCTTAAGGAAGGCGTGCAGGCGTTGAGTATTTCGAGCACCCTCTCCACAAGGGACCTTGTTTGCAGGGAGGACCACGCGCGCGCAATACAAGAGTTCCTTGAAGATGACAAGTACCGCACCATGCAAATATTTGGAATGCCTGGTACAGGCAAGACGGCTACCGTGAACTTTGTGCTGGCGCAACTGGCGTCACGGCGGGATCCGAAACCTaccgccgtgttccttaATGGTTTCGTTGTTCAAAAGAGCGCCGATATCTATTATACTCTCCATCATCATTTGACAAAGGCAAGACTTGGTGTGGCGGAGCGCTGCCCGGTGGCGCAGTGCGCATCCAACATTGAGAAGCGCTTCCGGCATGGATGGGGAGGCAAGCCgtcctctctgtgcgttaTTGTGGTCGACGAGGTGGATAAAATTCTCGAAAAGCATTCCAAGGGACTCTTCAAGGTAGTGGATTGGCTTACCCTTCCGTACGCCAACTGTAAGCTGATCACCATCTCCAACAGCATGGAGCTGCAGCTAGATGCGAAGACGAAGAGCCGCCTTGGCGTGATCAATCAGCTTGTGTTTTCGTCGTATGGCACTCAGGAGCTGCGTGAGATTCTTTTGCACCGTGTTGGTGCAATTGAGCCGAAACTCTTTGCGGATCAGGCAGTCAATCAGCTCTGCACGCAGACGGCGTCGCACTATGGCGACGTGCGGCGGCTTTTGCAGTCTGCGTCCGCTGCTATTTGTAGTGTCGTAATGCGTATTCAGGATGGCGGATTCGACGTCCCATCCACTGGTGGCATTATCACGCTGCGGGAGATCCATAGTGTTGTGCGACAGATTTTCCACGACAGGTTTGTGGAGTTTATCACGACCATGCGAATGCCCGTACTGTTCATCACTGTGGCTGTCATTGGCAAAGAGACAGAGGAGCTCATCAGGAAGAGGGACCTGCACTGTCGTCTACCGCTGGAGCGCCTTCTGGCCATcacgcagcaggcgcagcggaAGTGCATGGACGTCTCGCGTCCAATTTCTCGGGTAGCGTTTCTGGAGGAAATCGAGCTGCTACGGCAAGTTTCTCTGATAGAGGTCTGTGTCGGGGAAGACCGCATTCCCATTCACTCTGTCGAGGAGCTGCTTGACTGCAAGGAGGACGTCTATGTGTTGCTGCTCCAACCATATCAAATGATAGTGGACTCCTGCCGCCTGCACGATGCATTTGGCGCAACGTACGGGGCAGCGCTCCACTTGTGA